One region of Corvus moneduloides isolate bCorMon1 chromosome 15, bCorMon1.pri, whole genome shotgun sequence genomic DNA includes:
- the TXNDC15 gene encoding thioredoxin domain-containing protein 15, with product MWRLLLALAWLGATLPAGAAAERSAGGPEPVRYRTAEMADAMLGSGAAAEPPVLLSAVPAQASGGPAGDCDGATAGDACGPAGSGPAAAQAREQPVLEPVLPGPAEEQNGTDSAKVPKVNCEERNTTGIERFTLQILNVSQDLMEFLNPNSSDCTLVLFYTPWCRFSASLAPHFNSLPRAFPTLHFLALDASQHSSLSTRFGTVAVPNILLFQGAKPMARFNHTDRTLETLKEFIFNQTGIEAKSDVAVTEEDWEGPLPSVLTKGVDWLLLFSVLFLAGFVMYATIRTESIRWLIPGQEHEHQE from the exons ATGTGGCGGCTGCTGCTGGCGCTGGCCTGGCTCGGTGCGACCCTTCCCGCAG gggcggcggcggagcggagcgcgggCGGCCCCGAGCCGGTGCGGTACCGCACGGCCGAGATGGCGGACGCGATGCTgggcagcggggccgcggccgAGCCGCCCGTGCTGCTGTCGGCGGTGCCGGCCCAGGCGAGCGGCGGCCCGGCAGGGGATTGCGATGGGGCGACCGCGGGCGACGCGTGCGGGCCGGCGGGgagcggccccgcggccgcccaGGCCCGGGAGCAGCCCGTGCTGGAGCCCGTGCTGCCCGGGCCCGCCGAGGAGCAGAACGGCACCGACAGCGCCAAGGTTCCCAAGGTGAACTGCGAGGAGAGGAACACGACGGGCATCGAGCGCTTCACGCTGCAGATCCTGAACGTGTCCCAG GACCTGATGGAGTTCCTAAACCCAAACAGCAGTGACTGTACTTTGGTCCTGTTCTACACACCATGGTGCCGCTTTTCTGCCAGCCTGGCACCTCATTTTAACTCTTTGCCCCGAGCATTCCCAACTCTTCACTTCCTGGCACTGGAtgcatcccagcacagcag TTTATCAACTAGATTTGGAACTGTGGCTGTACCAAATATCCTCCTTTTCCAAGGTGCTAAACCTATGGCTAGATTTAATCATACAGACAGAACGCTGGAAACCCTGAAAGAGTTCATCTTTAACCAAACAG GGATAGAAGCTAAAAGCGATGTGGCTGTGACAGAGGAAGACTGGGAAGGGCCCTTGCCAAGCGTTCTGACGAAGGGCGTAGACTGGCTGCTCCTGTTCTCTGTGCTCTTCCTGGCTGGCTTTGTCATGTATGCCACCATTCGCACCGAGAGCATCCGGTGGCTCATCCCGGGACAAGAGCACGAACATCAGGAATAA